Proteins encoded together in one Porites lutea chromosome 2, jaPorLute2.1, whole genome shotgun sequence window:
- the LOC140927812 gene encoding TNF receptor-associated factor 2-like: MPGYELSSADRSKIDKKHLCPKCEGLLREAVQTIACGHRYCKTCVETILRQEVGKCIIDGSDIHREQVFLDRFVEREIQSLLVHCIHLEEGCDWKDELRKREDHEAVCEYVQVPCVHSGCGELVTRSSLVEHLEKSCQFRMEKCDHCQTLIEFAFLEEHQESQCPSVPVTCTECGRKDIPRSQMRAHIDLVNGDCEEMQSSCPWTQIGCPETKTMKLQERRMHEEENASGHLMLLFQTVMQLFSMVGKTMRESGHVSMNGVNLLNQKDLERYAKEVENTLRENEELKSKLAQQEERIRQLESSRQNSSNSATAFDSTLAKELLQRITTEEGKTANLELLLVEGNRLNEELQRKVSTVARQQESSSGTTDRLQRQFESMSHSLALRNVMLTDLDEYVRQQEVSSHDGILLWKITEFAKKRQDAVSGQQTSFYSPCFFTSRYGYKMCARIYLNGDGIGRGTHISVFFVVMRGEYDALLRWPFRQKVTFMLLDQNNVEHVIDSFRPDPNSSSFQRPRRETNIASGCPTFCPLSELNDHAYVRDDTLFLKVIVDTTDL, translated from the exons ATGCCTGGATATGAGTTATCTTCTGCGGACCGATCAAAAATCGATAAAAAACATTTATGCCCTAAATGCGAGGGTCTTCTTAGAGAAGCTGTGCAAACAATAGCATGTGGTCATAGGTACTGTAAGACATGCGTGGAAACAATCCTTAG GCAAGAGGTTGGAAAGTGCATCATCGATGGATCAGATATTCATAGAGAACAG GTATTTTTGGATCGCTTTGTCGAGCGTGAGATACAGTCACTGTTGGTCCATTGCATTCATCTAGAAGAAGGATGTGATTGGAAAGACGAGCTTAGAAAACGAGAG GATCACGAAGCTGTGTGTGAGTACGTTCAAGTTCCATGCGTGCATTCAGGATGTGGTGAACTGGTGACTAGATCGAGTCTGGTGGAGCATCTTGAGAAGTCGTGTCAATTCAGAATGGAAAAATGTGACCACTGCCAAACTCTTATTGAGTTTGCATTTTTGGAG GAACACCAAGAATCTCAGTGTCCCTCCGTCCCTGTGACTTGCACAGAATGTGGGAGAAAGGACATACCTCGTTCTCAG ATGCGTGCCCATATTGATCTGGTAAATGGAGACTGTGAAGAAATGCAATCAAGTTGTCCATGGACGCAAATTGGATGCCCTGAGACTAAG aCTATGAAGCTTCAGGAACGAAGAATGCATGAAGAGGAAAATGCTTCCGGTCACTTGATGCTCCTATTTCAGACCGTAATGCAGCTCTTCTCGATGGTTGGGAAGACCATGCGGGAATCTGGACACGTGTCAATGAATGGCGTAAATCTACTAAATCAGAAAGATTTGGAACGCTATGCTAAAGAAGTTGAGAATACACTgagagaaaatgaagaactaAAATCAAAACTGGCACAACAAGAAGAAAGAATACGGCAACTGGAAAGTTCTAGACAGAATAGCTCAAACTCAGCAACAGCATTTGATTCAACGCTCGCCAAAGAACTTTTACAAAGAATAACTACAGAAGAAGGAAAGACGGCCAATCTCGAACTTTTGCTCGTTGAAGGAAACAGATTAAATGAAGAACTACAAAGAAAAGTGTCTACCGTAGCCAGGCAACAGGAGTCTTCGAGTGGAACAACCGATCGACTACAGAGACAGTTCGAGTCCATGAGTCACTCACTAGCACTTCGTAATGTTATGCTGACAGATTTGGACGAATATGTGAGGCAGCAGGAAGTCTCCAGTCACGATGGAATCTTGCTTTGGAAAATCACCGAGTTCGCTAAAAAACGCCAAGACGCCGTCTCCGGGCAACAGACGTCATTTTACAGCCCGTGCTTCTTTACCAGTCGCTATGGATACAAGATGTGCGCGCGAATCTACTTGAATGGTGATGGTATTGGAAGAGGGACACACATCTCGGTATTCTTTGTTGTCATGCGTGGTGAGTACGATGCGTTACTCCGCTGGCCATTCAGACAGAAAGTTACGTTCATGCTGCTAGATCAGAATAACGTAGAACACGTGATCGACTCCTTCAGACCTGATCCAAATAGCTCATCCTTCCAGAGACCAAGAAGAGAAACAAACATCGCTAGCGGGTGCCCTACATTCTGTCCTTTATCGGAGTTAAACGATCATGCCTACGTCCGAGACGATACTTTGTTTCTGAAGGTCATAGTCGATACGACGGATTTATAA